The Stackebrandtia nassauensis DSM 44728 genome includes the window TGTTGTTAGCCAGTCTTGAACTTCATCGGCTACTTCTTGAGCTTCGGCGTCACTCCGCCAAAGCTCCGACTGAAGGATGTCCTTTACCCGGGTCAACCGACCTGTCAGCGAAATGTTTCTCGCAGACGTGGGAACACTGAGGACCGGTCTCAGCGCCTCCAAGGCACCATCTCGATCGCGTGACAACAAACGACCAGCTGCTAGATCTATTCGGGTTCCGCTGATCTGAGAAAGTGATTGCCTCCCGGCGGGAAGTGCTTGCATCTCTTCCAATGCGGCGTTTGCCTGGTGCACCACCTGGGTTCCTTCACCGACGTCCAACCACGCAGCTGCTGCGCAAGCTGCGGCACGCGCGGCTCCGAATGCAAACTCTCCGCCAGTGTAATGGCTCAGCGGATCCTTGTTACTTGATGCACGGTCAACGTCATCTTGTGCACTTTGGAGTGTGTCCTGGATGCCGTAGATGTCCCCGACAAGGGCATACGAGCGCGCCGCTATGTATTTCACCCGAACCGACGGTTCTCCTGAAGGTGCGATGGTTTGGGCTTTCCGCAGTAGGGCAAGGGCAGTGTCTGGTTCTTCACGCCAGTTGGCCATAGAGGCTTGCAATCCCAAAACCCATGCCTCCAGAGATGAGTGGCCAGCCATCGACGCATAAATGGCTGCTGCGCGAGCGATGTGGTCCGCCGCGTCCCAATGCCCCAGGTCGAAAGCGCTGGAAGCCATGAGGGCGTTCGTCTGGCCGACAACTACATACAAATCGGACAACAAGCTAGGCCGATGTGTCTTCTCGATAAGTTGCCGCGCTTGGTCCGCAACTGATTGCGCTGCCCTAAACGCCTGGCGTGCTGTTCGCCGTGATCCTCGCGCAATAGCGGCCGAGTCCTCTGAAAGGGTCTCCAAAACCTCGGATGCGGAATCGAGGCTGTACCGCTGCACATCTAGCAAGGCATCCTCGGACGCAACGGTGACAAGATCCGAAACTGTGGTCTCAGGGGTAGGCACGCCCCGTTGAACCGCTTGGCGAAACTTCTGCTGTAGCGGCTCAGGAAGTTCATCCAACAGCTCCGTGAGCGAACGTTGGGCAAGTCGCGGAAGTATCTGACGCTTTTGCTTGCGCCAGTTCGCAATCGTACGAGTTGACACGCGCACACGAGCAGCAAATCGCTCGTTCGGAAGGTTTACCAACTCTTGAAGGTGGCATAGGCCATCGCCAGTCCATGGGTCAATTGGGTCCACCTGAACCTCCATTTCCCTTATGGGGACTTGCGCTCTGTTGCACTCACTTGCACAGCAGATTCATTGATGATCGATCGCGCCCCGCCTTGAATGTAGTTATCAGTTCAAGGAAAGGCAAGGTCATGGAATCGCTCCCGAGGACGAACAGGACCTCAGCAGTCGACGTGGTCTGGGCTCTCCGCATCTTGGAACACAAAGCTACTGCCCTTGAGGCTCGTCTTGATCGAGTTGCGGCGAAGGTTCGTTGACATGCTTCTTTTCGAGTGCAGTCAATCTCTGCTCCACCCGGTCAAGGATTTCGTACACCGCGCCCATCTTGGACATGGTCTGTTCGTAGAACTCGGAGACCGAGACGTCCAGTTCGTCCGGCTTCAGCTCCGCCCACTCCTGGACGTAGGTGCCGTCGCCGACGTACGAGATGAGCCAACCCTCGTCCTTAAGAACCTGCAATGCTCGTTCCATTGTGCTCTTAGACACGTCGTACGTTGGGGCGAGTTCTTCAGCGCGCGGGAGCTTGGACGACACGGCGTACTTGCCGCCTTCGATGTCACGGCGCAAGGCCGCAGCAGCAATCAAGAATTTCTTGCCGTCATGCAGGCGTCGGGATGAACTCATCAAACTATTTTAAGCAACCTATGCCTCCTATCTAGCACAAGTAGCTCAGGAAGATTTTTTCGTCCAGAGACTTGACGTTCCTGAGCTTCCTAGGTAGCTTGAGTACCTCAAGCCAATGAAAGGAGTTCGGACAGTGACGAACAGTTCGGACCTTCAAGAAACCGGCACCTGTGCCGAGTGCGGCGGCGCAGCCGAGCCGAATCGCCAGTCGTGCGGCAAGTGCGCACGCCGCTCGCGTTTCGTGCGTCGCCGCCAGCGGGGTGGCCGGCGATGACCGCGGTCTTTTCTTCTTCCCCGAGTTCATCCGTTACGGATACTTCAGCCTCGGAGTGTCCACAACAGTCTGTGAAAGGAGCTTCCATGTCTGACAAGGATTCCGTCGCCGAGGCGGCTCGGCGGATGTGCCGGGCCGAGCACAAGCCCGATCGTGTTCAAGTTCGCAAGGCGTGCGATGCCTGTTTCGAGGCCGCTGTTCGCAACGATGAGCGGGTCGCGGTGCAGCTGGAGACGGCGGAGGCTTCGCCATGGCCAGAGGTCGACAAGGCCATCGTGGCGCGGAGTCTGCGGGCCCGTGGGGTGCGGATCGTCGACATCATGGCGGGCCTGTCGGCTTCGTACGAAACGGTGTGGACGTGGCTGCACTCCTGGCCAGTTGACACTGACGGCGACAAACAGTTCCGGCGCCCGGCGACTCCAATGTTCGTGGCGGTGGCGTGATGACGACCAAGCACGCCCACCTTGGGCCACATCACCGGCTCGCTGCCGTCGTCCGGCAGCGTTGCCGCCAAGCGGGGCACCCGCAGATTCACGGCTCGAACGGCATGGCCGGTGTCGGATGTGGATCGTGCTGGGAGGCCGCTATCCGCGCTGATGAACGTCTTCGCATCGAGGAACAGCTCCCGGCCGAGTGTCCACCCGACCCGTTGTTGATTGACGAGGTCGCCGTCGAGCGATTCTGCGCAGGCGAGGCGGGAAAACCGCAGTTGACTCGCCCGGAGAAGGTCGAAGCGGCCCGGCGCCTGATCGCCAGAAACGTTCCACTCGACGAGATCCGACGCCGACTGGCTTTGTCGTCGAGGATCTGGCGGCAGATTCTCGCCGCAGCCAACGGCGACCTGCCGGTGCAGACGGTCCTGGTGCGCCGCGCCGACCGTGAGGCGGTGGCAGTATGAACGCTTCGTTCCAAGCGGTGACCGGTGCTCCCGACGTTCGGCCGCGGTTCTTCGAGATCCCCGAGATCGTCGAACAGCTGCCTCTGAGCAAAGACGGCGTGTACCGGGAGATCCACGCCGGGAACTTGGCCGCGATCCGTATCGGCGGGGCTCACGGCGGCAAGTACATCGTCCCCGCACGACTGCTGGACCTGATGGACGCGCAGATGCGCGGCGTCGGGTTCGACACCACCGTCTCCGAGCTTTCGGGCCGGTTCCTGTCGATCGCTGAGGCCGCGTCGATCCTGCGGATCTCGCGCCCGGTGTTGGCCAAGCGCGCCCGGGGCCACGAGTTCCCGGCGGCACGGTACGGCGGCAAGCACATCATCGCCGGCGCCGTCATCGACGACATGGAAACCAAAGCCCTGCATGCGATGACGCTGATCCGAACCGACGATTACGTCGCCTGCGTCCGTCAGACGGCGATGGAGGTCGCGGCATGAGCAATGTTGTCGACCCCAACAACCTGTCGGGCGACGAACTGGTCGCCGCGCTGCGTCGGTGTGCGAACCGGCCGAACCAACAGGCTGCGATCCAGCTGCTGGTATCGCACGGTCACCTGCTCGACCGAGCCGATGTTCGCCGCGAGTTCGTCATGGCCGAGGAACACGACGGTGTCGTCTACGCCTGGATGCACTGGGCACCCATCGAGGACACGCGCCTGCCGGTGCCACTGTCGTCGGGGGAAGCGGCGCTGTTGCGCATCGCCGCCTCGATCGGCGACTTCGGCATCGACGTCAATCTCGCCAACACCATCACCAGCCTGGACACGCCCAATACGCGCCGCGTCCTGGCCGCGATCGCCCACGCCGCAGGCAAAGACAGGCTGGTGAGTTGGTCATGAACACACCGTTTCTCCCCAATCCCGGCGACCCGGTCGAGGCGCTGCAGTTCGAGATCGGACGTACTCACGCCCAACTGGACACCATGGTGCGCCATTTCTCCTACATCGCCAGCGGCCGGTTCAGCCCGGCTGCGGCACGCAAGATCCTCGACGACATTCGCACCGTCGAGGCCGATCTCGAAGACATCACCGCCGTAGTCGCGACAAACGCATCCACATCTACGTGACGCTCGCGCGCCCTATCGAAAGGACACACCACAGTGAACATCCTTCAGAAGATCCGGAGCTTCGCTTCGTCGGCCCCGGCCCGGGCCATCAAGGAAG containing:
- a CDS encoding GntR family transcriptional regulator; this translates as MSSSRRLHDGKKFLIAAAALRRDIEGGKYAVSSKLPRAEELAPTYDVSKSTMERALQVLKDEGWLISYVGDGTYVQEWAELKPDELDVSVSEFYEQTMSKMGAVYEILDRVEQRLTALEKKHVNEPSPQLDQDEPQGQ
- a CDS encoding helix-turn-helix domain-containing protein, with the translated sequence MNASFQAVTGAPDVRPRFFEIPEIVEQLPLSKDGVYREIHAGNLAAIRIGGAHGGKYIVPARLLDLMDAQMRGVGFDTTVSELSGRFLSIAEAASILRISRPVLAKRARGHEFPAARYGGKHIIAGAVIDDMETKALHAMTLIRTDDYVACVRQTAMEVAA